The nucleotide sequence GCGCGACCGCCGATGCCTTTACCCTGTTCGAGCGGCTGGAAGCCAAGCTTGAGCGTCATCAGGGCCAGTTGCTGCGCGCCGCGGTCGAGCTGGCCAAGGACTGGCGCACCGACAAGTTTCTTCGCAATCTGGAAGCGATGCTGATCGTCGCGGACAAGGATGTGACGCTGGTCGTCACCGGCAACGGCGACGTGCTAGAGCCCGAAGGCGGCATCGCGGCGATCGGTTCGGGCGGCAACTTTGCCCTCGCCGCCGCCCGCGCGCTGGCCGATTACGAGGCAGATCCAGAGGTGCTGGCGCGCAAGGCGATGGGCATCGCCGCCGATCTGTGCGTCTATACCAACGATCGGCTGACGGTGGAGACGCTCGACAGCGCGACGTGATGGCGGGGTGACGCGCGCGCGGAGAGCCGCTACCCCTTGCCGCAATGCCCGTCGCCCGCCGCACCCTTGTCGCCAGCGCGCTCGCGCTTCCTGCCTGTGCGCCGACGGCGCGGCTGTCGTTGGCGCAGGCGCCCGCCTGTCTGCCGCCGGTTCGCGCGGAAATCGGCCGGATCATTCGCACCGTCGCGGGCCTGCGGCCCTATCGGCCGTCGGGCTTCGTCGTTCGAGCCGATGCGCTGGCGGGCAAGCGGCTGGTTCATAATTACGGGCATGGCGGCGGCGGCATTACGCTGAGTTGGGGGACCAGTCGGCTGGCGATCGGATTGGGCCTGCGGGGCCATCGCGGCGATGTCGCGGTGATCGGGGCGGGCGCGGTGGGGCTGGCGACTGCGCGGCTGGCGCAGGAAGCGGGCTTTGCCGTCACCCTTTATGCAAAGGCACTGCCGCCGGAGACGACGTCGAACATCGCGGGCGGACAGATCGTGCCGACCAGCGTGTTCGATGAAGGGCACGTTACGCCTGCCTGGTTCGATCAATATCGCGCGGCGATGGATTATAGCTGGCGGCGGTTCCAGATCATGGTCGGGGACGATTACGGCATCCACTGGCTGCCGACATGGCAGCCCGCACGACGTACGCGCGACGGCG is from Sphingomonas sp. IW22 and encodes:
- the hslV gene encoding ATP-dependent protease subunit HslV — protein: MSKSTAWHGTTILSVRRSGKVVIAGDGQVSAGQTVMKPNARKVRPLGDGKVIAGFAGATADAFTLFERLEAKLERHQGQLLRAAVELAKDWRTDKFLRNLEAMLIVADKDVTLVVTGNGDVLEPEGGIAAIGSGGNFALAAARALADYEADPEVLARKAMGIAADLCVYTNDRLTVETLDSAT
- a CDS encoding FAD-dependent oxidoreductase, encoding MPVARRTLVASALALPACAPTARLSLAQAPACLPPVRAEIGRIIRTVAGLRPYRPSGFVVRADALAGKRLVHNYGHGGGGITLSWGTSRLAIGLGLRGHRGDVAVIGAGAVGLATARLAQEAGFAVTLYAKALPPETTSNIAGGQIVPTSVFDEGHVTPAWFDQYRAAMDYSWRRFQIMVGDDYGIHWLPTWQPARRTRDGDDPEAFLAAYQPARTELAAGRHPFGPRTMMRFDTMYVETGRYLSRMIADFQRAGGRIVIRDFASPADVATLSEGLVFNCTGLGAHHLFGDSELVPVRGQLAVLLPQPELDFAYAGPWGYMFPRADGVVLGGTFERGEWDATPQPADIAGIVADHARLTGTWRCPT